GCCCTTATTGTGGATTCCCTGGCATATTTAGGTTTGGAAAACGGACAATTCATCGTTTTTGATCCCCGGCCGGAACAGGCGGAAATTCGGGAGGGCTTTCTTCAGCCGCACATTCTGGAATCACACCGGCTTTATGCCCTGGAAGACACCCGGAGCCATGGTTTAAACCTGGTAACGGAAAGTTCCCCGTGTCTTCTCGGTAATCATATTTACATCACATCCGGTTCGGGACATGTCTATGGATACCATTTGGAAACCCGTCAGATAGACTGGGATTTTATCACCGGCAGTGATATGGACGGATCACCGGTGGTTACATCAGACAGTTGTTTACTGGTGACGCTTGAGAAACAGCATATCCCCGGAAAAGGCGGGGTGATGAAACTGAATCCCCGAAAACCTCCCGATTCATCCTGTGTGGAATGGTTTCTGCCCGTAGGGAATGCCGTAGTGGCAGAGTGGAAAGGCGGGGTTATCGGGAGTGCATCCGTCAATGACCACACGCGACCGGAGGGATATCCCCATATCACCGCCATCAGTGCTTTGGACAGCTTTTTATACATAATCGATTATAAAAAAACACAACCTTGTAAGGTATTGGGACCGGACAACAGCACGTGGTATTCCAAACCCGTTGTTCTGGATTCAGTGATCATCGGTCCTTCCATATCGACTCCCGTTGTGGTGGGGGATAAAATCATCGCGGCAGGCTACTGGGGAATATACCTTTTTGAATACTCTCCCGAAGGCCGTTTAAAAAGGCTGGATGCACAACCTTTTGGTTGTGAAGCCACACCGGTTGTTCATGAGAATAAAGTCTATATTGGTTCCCGGAACGGGTATTTATATTGCTTTGGTAACTAAAGGGATGCGTCGGTCCAGATATATTCGATAGGATTGACGGGGTTGTTGTTATACCGCACTTCATAGTGAAGGTGCGGACCGGTTGAACGACCTGAGCTTCCAACAAACCCAATAACATCCCCCCGGCGGACTATCTGTCCTTTCCGTACATTCATGCGGCTCAAATGAGCATAAATTGTGGAAAATCCATAGCCATGTTCAATTTTAATCGTATATCCGTAACCACCATTATATCGCGCATAGACTACTTTCCCCCCTGCGGTGGCATAGACATGGGTTCCCGACTGTGCGGCAATATCAATCCCATGATGAAAGGTTCTTTCTCCGTTAAAGGGATCCAGGCGGTAACCGAAGCGGGAAGAAAGATACCCCAGTTTTGTGGGAGAAATGGACGGAATACTTTCGAAACGGTCTTTCTGAGTCTGAAGTGTCTCAAAAAGGGTCTCATAACTCATCAATTCAAGCTTGATAGTCTGGGAAAGAGCTTTCAAATTCAGATCCATCTTTTCCAGAGCGCTTTCATTTTCCGGATCCAGATTATCCAGATTGAAATCTTCCGTCACACGGCCACCCACACCCATTTTTCGAATATCCTGGTCAATCTCCGGCAGATTGGCGTACAGACGCAGGGCTTTATCTTTTTCCACAATTACGTCAATCTGGTTCTGCAGGGTGGATATCCGGGTCCGCATTTCAGAAAGAACCGATGTAAGATCATCATTATCCGCTGTAATTGCCTTAATTTTCTCCTCATAATAAATGCCCGCAAGATACTGAGCGGAGCCATATATAGTCATGGATAAGACGAAAAATACAAGGCAGATAATCCGCACCATACGGCTGACAGGAATCACCATCTCCCGCATTTCCGATGCATGCTCAAAAAAGATGAGAAACTTTGTGTTCTGTGATTTTTTCAGTTTTGGGCTCATACGTTTATATTTTAAGGGTGAATTTACTTTCTATCAAGTATTAACCTAAAAACTTCTGCAACAGCCTGGCCCGGCTGATATGCCGGAGTTTCCGGAGGCCTTTTTCCTTAATTTGTCGGACGCGTTCACGCGTGAGATTTACTTTTTCCCCAATCTCTTCCAGGGTCATCTTAGGATAATTCTCCAA
The DNA window shown above is from Candidatus Neomarinimicrobiota bacterium and carries:
- a CDS encoding PQQ-binding-like beta-propeller repeat protein, with translation MHYGLTCLILILWLAVLDPGMGNIQAGGKDTLINSTFLGGPGRNVYGNRAPDRLELQWSLYLGEGETTLSRKAGNRTWKGCGWTGQPLLVETEDTLYIIQGAYDHHLKKIRASDGELIWQYAFDDVIKGTGTLYRPPGKDQLIILQGSRLGLNKYLDHPMITSYQAIDYHTGKALWKMNVPFFASYSRDVDGSALIVDSLAYLGLENGQFIVFDPRPEQAEIREGFLQPHILESHRLYALEDTRSHGLNLVTESSPCLLGNHIYITSGSGHVYGYHLETRQIDWDFITGSDMDGSPVVTSDSCLLVTLEKQHIPGKGGVMKLNPRKPPDSSCVEWFLPVGNAVVAEWKGGVIGSASVNDHTRPEGYPHITAISALDSFLYIIDYKKTQPCKVLGPDNSTWYSKPVVLDSVIIGPSISTPVVVGDKIIAAGYWGIYLFEYSPEGRLKRLDAQPFGCEATPVVHENKVYIGSRNGYLYCFGN
- a CDS encoding M23 family metallopeptidase; amino-acid sequence: MVIPVSRMVRIICLVFFVLSMTIYGSAQYLAGIYYEEKIKAITADNDDLTSVLSEMRTRISTLQNQIDVIVEKDKALRLYANLPEIDQDIRKMGVGGRVTEDFNLDNLDPENESALEKMDLNLKALSQTIKLELMSYETLFETLQTQKDRFESIPSISPTKLGYLSSRFGYRLDPFNGERTFHHGIDIAAQSGTHVYATAGGKVVYARYNGGYGYTIKIEHGYGFSTIYAHLSRMNVRKGQIVRRGDVIGFVGSSGRSTGPHLHYEVRYNNNPVNPIEYIWTDASL